A stretch of the Pseudomonas sp. ACM7 genome encodes the following:
- the glcD gene encoding glycolate oxidase subunit GlcD, producing the protein MNILYDERVDGVLPDVDRAALLQALHTQWPDLEVLHQQEELKPYECDGLSAYRTTPMLVVLPRHIDEVQGVLRLCHERQVAVVARGAGTGLSGGALPLEKGVLLVMARFNSILHIDPAARTARVQPGVRNLAISQAAAPFGLYYAPDPSSQIACSIGGNVAENAGGVHCLKYGLTVHNLLKVDILTVDGEHLSLGSQALDSPGFDLLALFTGSEGMLGVITEVTVKLLPKPQTAKVLLAAFDSVEKAGRAVGDIIAAGIIPGGLEMMDNLAIRAAEDFIHAGYPVDAEAILLCELDGVEADVHDDCDRVRQVLEQAGATEVRQARDEAERVRFWAGRKNAFPAVGRLSPDYYCMDGTIPRRELPGVLHAIAALSAEYDLRVANVFHAGDGNMHPLILFDANQPGELDRAEALGGKILELCVKVGGSITGEHGVGREKINQMCAQFNSDELTVFHAVKAAFDPSGLLNPGKNIPTLHRCAEFGAMHVHMGQLPFPELERF; encoded by the coding sequence ATGAACATTCTTTACGATGAACGCGTCGACGGCGTCCTGCCTGATGTCGACAGAGCTGCCTTGCTGCAAGCCCTGCACACACAGTGGCCGGATCTGGAAGTCCTGCATCAACAGGAAGAGCTCAAACCGTACGAATGCGACGGACTTTCTGCTTACCGCACCACGCCCATGCTGGTGGTGCTGCCGCGCCACATCGACGAGGTGCAAGGCGTGCTTCGACTCTGCCATGAGCGGCAGGTCGCGGTGGTTGCCCGCGGTGCCGGCACCGGTTTGTCTGGCGGTGCATTGCCGCTGGAAAAAGGCGTGCTGCTGGTGATGGCGCGTTTCAACTCTATACTGCACATCGACCCCGCCGCCCGCACCGCTCGGGTTCAGCCGGGGGTGCGCAACCTGGCGATTTCCCAGGCTGCAGCGCCGTTTGGCTTGTACTACGCGCCGGACCCTTCCTCGCAGATCGCGTGTTCAATCGGCGGTAATGTGGCGGAAAACGCCGGTGGCGTGCATTGCCTGAAGTACGGGCTGACCGTGCACAACCTGCTCAAGGTCGACATCCTCACCGTCGACGGCGAACATCTGAGCCTGGGTTCGCAGGCGCTCGACTCTCCGGGCTTCGACCTGTTGGCGTTGTTCACCGGTTCCGAAGGCATGCTCGGTGTCATCACCGAGGTCACGGTCAAACTGTTGCCCAAACCCCAGACCGCCAAAGTGCTGCTGGCGGCGTTCGATTCCGTCGAAAAGGCGGGCCGCGCGGTGGGTGACATTATTGCCGCCGGCATCATCCCGGGCGGTCTGGAGATGATGGACAACCTGGCCATTCGCGCCGCCGAAGACTTCATCCACGCTGGTTATCCGGTCGACGCCGAAGCCATTCTGCTGTGCGAGCTCGATGGCGTTGAAGCCGATGTTCACGATGACTGCGACCGCGTGCGCCAAGTGCTGGAACAGGCCGGCGCCACCGAAGTGCGCCAGGCCCGCGATGAAGCCGAACGCGTACGTTTTTGGGCCGGGCGCAAGAATGCCTTTCCGGCGGTGGGCCGTCTTTCACCGGACTATTACTGCATGGACGGGACGATCCCGCGCCGCGAGCTGCCCGGTGTGCTGCACGCGATTGCCGCGTTGTCGGCCGAGTACGACCTGCGGGTGGCCAACGTTTTCCACGCCGGTGACGGCAACATGCACCCGCTGATTCTGTTCGATGCCAACCAACCGGGCGAACTGGATCGCGCCGAAGCCCTGGGCGGCAAGATCCTCGAATTGTGCGTGAAGGTCGGTGGCAGCATTACCGGTGAACACGGCGTGGGCCGGGAGAAAATCAATCAGATGTGCGCACAGTTCAATAGCGATGAGCTGACCGTGTTCCATGCCGTCAAAGCCGCTTTCGATCCGAGTGGCTTGCTCAACCCCGGCAAGAACATTCCGACGCTGCACCGCTGCGCCGAGTTCGGCGCCATGCACGTTCACATGGGTCAGCTGCCCTTCCCTGAACTGGAGCGTTTCTGA
- the glcC gene encoding transcriptional regulator GlcC, with amino-acid sequence MERAETSRNPQVADVVCERIERLIVGGVLKTGQLLPSERRLTEKLGVSRTALREGLKLLRARGIIKTEQGKGSFVADLSGHGAASPLMHLFSSQPRTLYDLFEVRSLLEGESARLAALRGTDADFVLITRSYEALLNAHSRSLEASEHARLDHAFHLAICEASHNPVLVQTLRSLTDLLLNTVFASVNNLYHREPQKRQIDRQHARLYNAVTGRMPEQARKAAIAHIQSICENLKEIESEEQRLVRATLRLEGWA; translated from the coding sequence ATGGAAAGGGCAGAAACGAGCCGTAATCCACAAGTCGCAGACGTGGTCTGTGAACGCATAGAACGGCTGATCGTGGGCGGGGTACTCAAGACCGGGCAGCTATTGCCGTCGGAGCGTCGTCTGACCGAAAAACTCGGCGTTTCCCGCACGGCACTTCGCGAGGGCCTGAAGCTGTTGCGCGCTCGCGGGATTATCAAGACAGAGCAGGGTAAAGGTTCATTTGTAGCCGACCTTTCGGGTCACGGTGCCGCGTCACCGTTGATGCACTTGTTCAGCTCACAACCCCGCACGCTCTATGATTTGTTCGAGGTTCGCAGTCTGCTCGAAGGCGAGTCCGCACGTCTGGCGGCGTTGCGCGGAACCGACGCCGACTTTGTCCTCATCACCCGCAGCTACGAGGCGTTGCTCAATGCCCATAGCCGTTCGCTGGAGGCGTCCGAACACGCCCGGCTCGATCATGCGTTTCACCTGGCGATTTGCGAGGCTTCGCACAACCCGGTGCTGGTTCAGACCTTGCGCTCGCTGACGGACTTACTGCTCAACACGGTGTTTGCCTCGGTCAATAACCTCTACCACCGCGAGCCGCAAAAACGTCAGATCGACCGTCAACATGCGCGGCTCTACAACGCCGTCACCGGCCGTATGCCGGAGCAGGCACGCAAGGCGGCCATCGCGCACATCCAGAGCATCTGCGAGAACCTCAAGGAAATCGAAAGCGAGGAACAACGTCTGGTTCGGGCCACGCTGCGACTTGAGGGGTGGGCGTAA
- a CDS encoding L-lactate permease, which produces MVWQQVYDPFGNPILSTIMAAVPVVVMLAALAFFHIKAHLAALLALTSALVIAIFAFGMPANMAGSAALYGAANGLLPIGWIVLNIIFLHRLTTENGSFKVLQDSLARITDDRRLQLLLIAFCFGAFFEGAAGFGTPVAVTGAILIGLGFSPLAASGLALIANTAPVAFGALGTPIITLAKVTGLDEMELSMMVGRQLPFFSVIVPFWLIWAFAGWRKMLEIWPPILVAGVSFAVPQFLVSNYHGPMLVDVIAALISMACLTGFLRVWKPATVHTSAALSGRVDNSKIAEEHDEKPVASAAFASDAKPAVMRAWMPWIILTVFVFAWGTQGFKNMFDTRPAIDPATHSAKLDPQGKPMREANPIFAPIVTFTTIHQQIEKVPPVVPAPKTEDAVYKFTWFTSTGSGILLSAILGGLLMGYSIPQLIHQYVRTLWVVRYSLITITAMLALGFLTRYSGLDATMGLAFAATGIFYPMFGTLLGWLGVALTGSDTASNVLFGGLQRVTAEQLGLSPVLMAAANSSGGVMGKMVDAQSIVVASTATRWYGHEGEILRYVFFHSIILAILVGGLVTLQAYVAPFSHMVVGGH; this is translated from the coding sequence ATGGTCTGGCAGCAAGTCTACGATCCGTTCGGCAATCCGATACTTTCAACCATCATGGCAGCAGTGCCGGTCGTGGTGATGCTGGCAGCCCTGGCGTTTTTCCATATCAAGGCGCATCTGGCCGCATTGCTGGCCCTGACCTCCGCGCTGGTGATCGCGATCTTCGCGTTCGGCATGCCGGCGAACATGGCCGGCTCGGCCGCACTTTACGGCGCCGCCAACGGCTTGCTGCCCATTGGCTGGATTGTGCTCAACATCATTTTCCTGCATCGGCTGACCACCGAGAACGGCTCGTTCAAAGTGCTGCAGGATTCCCTGGCGCGCATCACCGACGATCGACGCCTGCAATTGCTGCTGATTGCCTTCTGCTTCGGTGCTTTCTTCGAAGGAGCCGCAGGCTTCGGTACGCCGGTGGCGGTGACCGGGGCGATTCTGATCGGGTTGGGCTTCTCGCCACTGGCCGCGTCTGGCCTGGCGTTGATCGCCAACACCGCGCCCGTGGCGTTCGGTGCGCTGGGCACGCCGATCATCACCCTGGCCAAGGTGACCGGGCTGGATGAAATGGAGCTGTCGATGATGGTTGGCCGGCAACTGCCGTTCTTCTCGGTGATCGTGCCGTTCTGGTTGATCTGGGCCTTCGCCGGCTGGCGCAAGATGCTGGAAATCTGGCCGCCGATTCTGGTGGCCGGGGTCAGTTTCGCCGTGCCGCAGTTCCTGGTGTCCAACTACCACGGACCGATGCTGGTGGACGTGATCGCCGCGCTGATTTCCATGGCCTGCCTGACCGGTTTCCTCAGGGTCTGGAAACCGGCCACCGTGCATACCTCCGCCGCGCTGTCCGGGCGCGTCGACAACTCCAAAATAGCCGAAGAGCATGACGAAAAACCCGTCGCCAGCGCGGCCTTTGCCAGCGATGCCAAGCCTGCTGTGATGCGCGCGTGGATGCCGTGGATCATCCTCACCGTGTTCGTGTTCGCCTGGGGAACCCAGGGCTTCAAAAACATGTTCGATACCCGCCCGGCGATTGATCCGGCCACCCACTCGGCCAAGCTCGACCCTCAAGGCAAACCGATGCGCGAAGCGAACCCGATCTTCGCTCCGATCGTGACTTTCACCACGATCCACCAGCAGATCGAGAAGGTCCCGCCCGTGGTGCCCGCACCTAAAACCGAGGACGCAGTCTACAAGTTCACCTGGTTCACCAGCACCGGTAGCGGCATCCTGCTGTCGGCGATCCTCGGCGGGTTGCTGATGGGTTATTCCATTCCGCAACTGATCCACCAGTACGTGCGAACGCTGTGGGTGGTGCGCTATTCACTGATCACCATTACCGCCATGCTCGCCCTCGGTTTCCTCACTCGTTATTCGGGTCTGGACGCGACCATGGGCCTGGCCTTCGCCGCGACGGGCATCTTCTACCCCATGTTCGGCACCCTGCTCGGCTGGCTCGGCGTGGCGTTGACCGGCTCGGATACGGCGTCAAACGTGCTGTTCGGCGGCTTGCAACGGGTTACTGCCGAGCAATTGGGCCTCAGCCCGGTGTTGATGGCGGCCGCCAACAGTTCCGGCGGGGTCATGGGCAAGATGGTCGACGCCCAGTCGATCGTGGTGGCCTCGACCGCCACCCGCTGGTACGGGCATGAAGGGGAAATCCTGCGTTATGTGTTTTTCCACTCGATCATCCTGGCCATCCTGGTCGGTGGCTTGGTGACGTTGCAGGCGTATGTGGCGCCGTTCAGCCATATGGTGGTGGGCGGGCATTGA